Proteins encoded in a region of the Synechococcales cyanobacterium T60_A2020_003 genome:
- a CDS encoding DUF3252 domain-containing protein translates to MIFPGSAVRVVNADDTYYGFQGLVQRISGSKVAVLFEGGNWDKLVTFNLSELELVDAKAGRKK, encoded by the coding sequence ATGATTTTTCCAGGTTCTGCTGTTCGCGTTGTAAACGCAGATGACACTTATTATGGTTTTCAGGGCCTTGTGCAGCGTATAAGCGGTAGCAAGGTAGCCGTCCTGTTTGAAGGGGGGAATTGGGATAAGTTAGTCACCTTCAATCTGTCAGAACTAGAGTTGGTTGATGCC